The proteins below come from a single Eriocheir sinensis breed Jianghai 21 chromosome 11, ASM2467909v1, whole genome shotgun sequence genomic window:
- the LOC126997090 gene encoding mucin-17-like, giving the protein MAEGISMMTTKMNCEKTSREPGVKVVFQLPGAFCRSPIIRCSGGRINGRGRDGGGGRCERPQIKRAVREWKTEIAQKAHTKKRKTEEAIAKSVSERERVSECSVDSGGDDKLENSREKVRASGDSSGVHGGSGGDIMENRRERVSSSGVGGDIDDDDIAGVDGESDGISTGNSGSCNFSSGGDDDDGSKFNLSAPSTAQHSNLNTAEQITAPNLSQLATAQNGSQFSISPLNTAQHSNQFTLSSLSTAEQNTAPNLSQLATAQNSNQFSISPLNTAQHSTLNTAPNISQLATAQKSNQFSISPLNTAQHSTLNTAPNLSQLATAQNSNQFSISPLITAQHSTLNTAPNLSQLATGQNSNQFSISPLNTAQHSTLNTTPNLSQLATAQNSNQFSISPLNTAQHSTLKTAHNLSQLATAQNSSQFTISPLNTAKNSTQFSLFQPATTQPTKDTNTCTDQSLSRITNTQLNIAPNSTASPLITTTTVTTSPSFSPPLSTLSDTPTSASPSLSSLAALHLNATNVISPNTNVQTNVSVSPALSLSIPPLTIPHSQTQTNANTNIAVPPLSFSIPPLSIPHTQINTHTNSKTNIPVPPFSLSIPPLTIPHTQQTQTNAKEEEEEGELEGLLEGMEWNSNAEIDLKTALLTEKAKKFETTEPNTSNHQFLPPPPVIECTHMHTHTQIDAALLKDTPSPFGAVVAEFLPGRQTERCPVEYVIQVPFAVFQFDTPSPDEAVEMAKNDPSNPSRYKLITVDRMTKR; this is encoded by the exons ATGGCAGAGGGAATAAGTATGATGACCACAAAGATGAACTGTGAGAAGACAAGTAGAG AACCCGGTGTGAAGGTCGTGTTCCAGCTTCCAGGTGCATTCTGCCGTAGCCCGATCATCCGGTGCAGTGGCGGCAgaataaatggaagaggaagagatggaggaggaggaagatgtgagcGTCCCCAAATCAAACGTGCAGTCCGAGAGTGGAAGACAGAAATTGCTCAAAAAGCACACACAAAGAAGCGGAAGACAGAAGAAGCAATTGCAAAGAGtgtgagcgaaagagagagagtgtcagaGTGCTcagttgacagtggtggtgatgataagttggagaatagtagagagaaagtgagagccAGCGGTGACAGTAGTGGTGTtcatggtggaagtggtggtgacaTAATggagaacaggagggagagagtgagtagcagtggagttggtggtgataTAGATGATGATGACAtagctggtgttgatggtgaaagCGATGGTATTAGCACTGGTAACAGTGGTAGTTGTAattttagtagtggtggtgatgatgatgatggtagtaaatTTAACCTTTCTGCTCCTTCCACAGCCCAACACAGCAATCTGAACACAGCAGAACAGATCACAGCACCTAACCTTTCCCAGCTTGCCACAGCCCAGAACGGCAGTCAGTTCAGCATCTCTCCTCTTAACACAGCCCAACACAGCAATCAatttaccctttcttccctttccacagCAGAACAGAACACAGCACCTAACCTCTCCCAGCTTGCCACAGCCCAAAACAGCAATCAATTCAGTATTTCTCCTCTTAACACAGCCCAACACAGCACTCTGAACACAGCACCTAACATTTCCCAGCTTGCCACAGCCCAAAAGAGCAATCAATTCAGTATTTCTCCTCTTAACACAGCACAACATAGCACTCTGAACACAGCACCTAACCTTTCCCAGCTTGCCACAGCCCAAAACAGCAATCAATTCAGTATTTCTCCTCTTatcacagcacaacacagcactcTGAACACAGCACCTAACCTTTCCCAGCTTGCCACAGGCCAAAACAGCAATCAATTCAGTATTTCTCCTcttaacacagcacaacacagcactcTGAACACAACACCTAACCTTTCCCAGCTTGCCACAGCCCAAAACAGCAATCAATTCAGTATTTCTCCTcttaacacagcacaacacagcactcTAAAGACAGCACATAACCTCTCCCAGCTTGCCACAGCCCAAAACAGCAGTCAGTTCACCATCTCTCCTCTTAACACAGCCAAGAACAGTACTCAGTTTAGCCTCTTCCAGCCAGCCACTACACAGCCAACCAAagacacaaacacatgcacagaCCAATCCCTTTCTCGCATCACCAACACACAGCTAAACATCGCCCCTAACTCCACTGCATCACCactcattaccaccactactgtaaccacttctccttccttctctcctcccctctctactctctcAGATACTCCCACATCAGCCTCCCCCAGCCTTTCATCCTTAGCTGCTCTCCACCTAAATGCAACAAATGTAATAAGTCCAAACACAAATGTACAAACAAATGTAAGTGTATCacctgccctctccctctccatccctccactcaCCATTCCCCAttcacaaacacagacaaatgCAAACACAAATATAGCAGTAccgcctctctctttttctatccctcCACTCTCcataccacacacacaaataaacacacacacaaactccaaGACAAACATACCTGtaccccctttttccctttccatccctccactcaccattccacacacacaacaaacacagacaaatgcaaaggaggaagaggaggagggggagttggaAGGCCTActtgaaggaatggaatggaactCAAATGCTGAAATAGATTTAAAAACAGCCCTTTTAACTGAGAAAGCAAAGAAATTTGAAACAACAGAACCAAACACCAGTAACCACCagtttttaccaccaccacctgtcatcgagtgcacacacatgcacacacacacacaaattgatGCTGCACTCCTGAAAGACACACCATCACCCTTTGGAGCTGTTGTGGCTGAATTTCTGCCCGGTAGACAAACGGAACGGTGCCCGGTAGAATATGTCATCCAGGTGCCGTTTGCTGTCTTCCAGTTTGACACACCCTCGCCGGATGAAGCTGTCGAGATGGCAAAGAATGATCCGAGCAATCCATCTCGGTACAAGTTGATTACAGTTGACCGGATGACTAAGCGTTAG